The Pseudofrankia inefficax genome window below encodes:
- a CDS encoding cupin domain-containing protein, producing the protein MQREALSAMEKLTDSTDDDAAWRGMTFYSAVTAKDLWAAGALTPQQVSDETAAATARLAEAGWPHTGAMTKVLVSQTAEEGGFQLHYVWFKPNWVLRRHHHPADCLYYVVSGTAHMGRRVLKAGDSFFVPSGVQYQYSAGPEGCEVLEIRRGSKIVDTVVAEHSPAQWDRMVETMRDNREAWEQLRLSPTFANRNDDVPVTHAVLGPDDAR; encoded by the coding sequence GTGCAGAGAGAGGCACTGAGCGCGATGGAGAAGCTCACCGACTCGACGGACGACGACGCCGCCTGGCGGGGCATGACCTTCTATTCCGCCGTGACCGCGAAGGACCTGTGGGCGGCCGGTGCCCTCACCCCGCAGCAGGTCTCGGACGAGACCGCGGCCGCGACGGCGCGCCTGGCTGAGGCCGGCTGGCCGCACACCGGCGCCATGACCAAGGTGCTCGTCAGCCAGACCGCCGAGGAGGGCGGCTTCCAGCTGCACTACGTCTGGTTCAAACCGAACTGGGTCCTGCGGCGCCACCACCATCCCGCGGACTGTCTGTACTACGTGGTGTCCGGCACCGCCCACATGGGCAGGCGGGTGCTGAAGGCGGGTGACTCCTTCTTCGTGCCGAGCGGCGTGCAGTACCAGTACAGCGCCGGTCCCGAGGGCTGCGAGGTGCTGGAGATCCGGCGCGGATCGAAGATCGTCGACACCGTCGTCGCCGAGCACTCGCCCGCCCAGTGGGACCGGATGGTCGAGACCATGAGGGACAACCGCGAGGCGTGGGAGCAGCTGCGGCTCAGCCCGACGTTCGCGAACCGCAACGACGACGTGCCGGTGACGCATGCCGTCTTAGGCCCCGACGATGCTCGCTGA